The proteins below are encoded in one region of Garra rufa chromosome 12, GarRuf1.0, whole genome shotgun sequence:
- the arf3b gene encoding ADP-ribosylation factor 3b, with product MGNIFGNLLKSLIGKKEMRILMVGLDAAGKTTILYKLKLGEIVTTIPTIGFNVETVEYKNISFTVWDVGGQDKIRPLWRHYFQNTQGLIFVVDSNDRERVNEAREELMRMLAEDELRDAVLLVFANKQDLPNAMNAAEITDKLGLHSLRHRNWYIQATCATSGDGLYEGLDWLANQLKNKK from the exons ATGGGGAATATTTTTGGCAATCTGCTGAAGAGTCTGATAGGGAAGAAAGAGATGAGAATTCTGATGGTTGGATTAGATGCTGCTGGTAAAACCACCATCCTTTACAAACTGAAGCTTGGAGAGATTGTGACCACCATCCCAACCATTG GCTTTAACGTGGAGACAGTGGAGTACAAGAACATCAGCTTCACTGTGTGGGATGTGGGTGGTCAGGATAAAATCAGACCACTCTGGAGACACTACTTTCAAAATACACAGG GTCTTATCTTCGTGGTTGACAGCAACGATCGGGAGAGAGTTAACGAGGCGCGGGAGGAGTTAATGAGGATGCTTGCAGAAGACGAATTGCGTGATGCTGTCCTTCTTGTCTTTGCAAACAAACAG GATCTGCCAAACGCTATGAATGCAGCTGAGATCACAGACAAACTCGGCCTCCATTCGCTCCGCCATCGCAACTGGTATATACAAGCGACCTGTGCGACCAGCGGCGACGGTCTGTACGAAGGGCTCGACTGGCTCGCCAATCAGCTCAAGAACAAAAAGTGA